The region AGATTCCACTGGCTACAACCCAATCATGAGGTCCCAACCTaattgcaagggaggctgggaaatgtagtcttcctGTGTGCCCTAACAGGAACTGGATGAACATTTAGtcaattttgcaaatatttttatatacagtaagtccctacatatgaacgagttccgttccgagagcgcattcattaagtccaatttgtttgtaagtccaacaaagttagcctaggtacccaactaacacagtcggctatatagtactgtactataataggtttataatgcttttcacacaaataacataaaacacaaaaataaaacatttttaatcttacagtacagtaccttgaaaaatacagtagtacagtacaacagtgggcatacaggggctggcatcgagggaacaggcaagaagagttactgactggaggagggagaggaggtgggaggtggtagagctgaaggatcgtcagcaacaggagatggagggccagctgcaatttcactcacacctgacgctgatggcacaggttctggctccttgctggattcaattctatcgaccctcttgaaaaaatgatccagtgatgtctgggtagtagctactttttttctcgtcatagatgacatcctgggcttgaaataaagatactgtactactgtactctatacagtaaagtacacaaaagcacactTGCAGAGGATGTATGCACATGACAACGtacaccagacatgtgaactaacttacgtgactggacatgcgaatgcatgttcgcatctttgaaagttcacagcttgaaggttcgtatgtaggggccTTACTGTATTGGTGGCTTTACTCCAAAGGATATATTTCTGGACTGAAATTTCTGGGCTGTGAAATTCTATATAATGTGTGTATGTCTATCACTTCACAAAAAAGGCCATGACAACTCCTATTTCTGTCAGCAGAGTAGGAATATTCAGCACCTTTCTTGCTTTTCTAAATCTCCCTTCCAAAGGTACTAAAAGACTAGAAACTCCACTGACCAGATTCCTGTGTCAACAGGGTCCTGGTTTAACTTCCACCAATGAGAGGCACTCTCACTGAAACTAGAAAAGGTGAAGAAAGCAAGCAGCCTTTATTTCATTCTAACATGTTGACACTTGGCAGAAATGGCCTGTAGTTGCTTCCAGGTGacatcctgcatgctgcagagaTTACTGGCAGGGGCTTTCCCTGAAGTTCCTGCATACCGGATTTTCTAAAAGCCAGCAATGATTTCTCCTGACTTGTTCTCTCAGTCTTTCTGACAGTTTAGTGAACATCTCATTTCTTGTATAAAACCTCTTCCTACTTGAAATACTTAAAGCAATTTGTTTCCAGACTAAGTACTAACTTACACATCAACCTAGCATTTGTCTTTTATCTTTGTTTATGACCCATTTTTTcccacatataattttttaattcttacatttcaaatatatttgttttatgttataGCTGTGGTGTTGCTGCTTCCCAAGCCTTAGTTAACATATTCTATAAAACGTCTAATTTCTATCTTTTATAGTTAAATAATTAATTCATCTGGAACTTACTTTTGCATGTGTTGAGACTGCTAGTATCATTTATTAAATCAATCCTGTTTTCTCACCCAACTGAAATATCATCTTTGTCCCAAATATCTTGATCTATTTCTAGGCCACCTAGTCTATTCCAGTGATCTGTTTATTTTCCTGAGCAATGCCATACAGTGTTGATTGCTgtggttttataaaatattttaacaactgtTTTATAAATCTAAATTCAAAAGAGACCATCTAACACAATAACTTGTGTTACCAGGTTAACTCAGTTGTTACATAAActcataataaaatttatttttctatgtctgtgcacATATTTGAACTTTCTACAAATATTAATAACAGAAACATCTGAATACTTGGCTAAAATAAGGGAGCAATGACCAATCCTAACCTGATTCCAAATGTTGGAGAAGGAGCAGCCTCACTCTTCTGATTGCTTTCATAAGTTAATGttataaaattgaatttgtaaagtAACATTATCCTAATCAAATACTACTTTTGTCAttcatatatactttatatataagaCTATAAAGGACTCTATGTAAGAGTTTGTTTAGAGAGGCGGAGTCAAGATGACTGTGTGGGAAGACGAagagttagcgtctccccacaactagggcacctgccgaccgctggtgggggactctgatgcccaagAAGACgcgaggaaccccaaagtgaactggTAGGATGAAGGGGGACtgcagggggaggagaagtggacgCCAGACAGGATGGGCACCCCTGAAGCTGGGGAGATCAGAAGAGGAGTGGAGAGGTTGATTGCCCCGCCCACTCGGAccaggggagcctgctgagctcccaggctggtccTCTGCCCTCCAAGGTCCCCCCCACAACCGaattggtcctgggggcatagaagggaggctggggagatcaggagaggcaggaggcatggGCTCTTGCAGGctggaggagtgggagaggagacGAGGGCGTCTGCCCCGcccactcaagcccaggaagcctgctgggctcccaggtgaggtcccctgccctctgagaccagggctggggggcactcctgggccccttctgttccttgagcctaagccccaccccccatagcccccagggccttttccagccctgtgggtcctgagcattggccccacccaccacccaaacctcgcccttgcttaggccccgccctccacaaCCAAGGCCTCCccccacttcttttttcttttcttttccctcctcttctcttttactattgtggtactgacataccttctggttgttgattcatatttttatattcttcctaacatatctgttagtttcccagtctaattttattttttactttgttactgttcttcttttttttttcttttcttttttccaccccATGCACATTgagggatcttggttcacgagccGGGGGGTTGGGCCAAAGCTCCTGCAAtgggagctccaagtctgaaccactggactaacagaaagaccccagggaatattcaacggagtgaggtctcacggagttcctcatctcagcaccaagacccagctctacccaacagcctaaaaattccagtgttggaagcctcaggtcaaacaaccagtaagacaggaacacaatcccactcataaaaaaaaaaaaaaaaataagacagcaaaataatatgtcacagatgaaggagcaaggtaaaaacctacaagaccaaataaatgaacaggaaataggcaacctacctgaaaaagaattcagagtaatgatagtaagatggtccagaatctcggaaacagaatggaggcacagattgagaacacagaagaaatgtttaacaaagatctagaagaactaaaggacaaacaaacagatgaacagcacaataactgaaataaaaatacactagaaggaatcaataacagagtaactgaggcagaagaacaaataagtgagctggaagacaaaacggtggaaataactgccaaggagcagaataaagaaaaaagaatgaaaagaattgaagacaatctcagagacctctgggacaacactaaacgcatgaacattcaaattataggggtcccagaagaagaagagaaaaagaaagggtctaagaaaatatttgaagagattatagtcgaaaacttccctaacatgggaaaggaaatagtcacccaagtccaggaaaaagagactcccatacaggataaaccctaggaaaaacacaccaggacacatattaatcaaactaacaaaaattaaattcaagaaaaaaatattaaaagtagcaagggaaaaacaaaaactaacatacaaaagaatccccataaggttatcagctgatttttcagcagaaactctgcaggccagaagggagtggcagaatatacttaaagtgatgaaagagaaacctacaaccaagattactctacccagcaaggatctcattcagtttcgatggagaagtcaaaagcttttcagacaagcaaaagctaagagaattcagcaccacaaaaccagctttacaacaaatggtaaagaaacttctctaggcaggaaatgcaagaaaagaaaaggacccacaaaaacaaacccaaaacaattaagaaaatggtaataggaacatacgtatcgataataaccttgaatgtaaatggattaaatgccccaaccaaaagacacagactggctgaatggatacaaaaaaagacctctatatatgctgtctacaagagacccacttcagaccttggaacacatacagactgaaagtgaagggatggaaaaagacattccatgcaaatggaaatcaaaagaaagctggagtagcaacactcgtatcagataaaatagactttaaaataaagactgttggggcttccttggtggaacagtggttaaaaatccacctgccaatgcagaggacacgggttcgagccctggtccgggaagatcccacatgctgtggagaaattaagcccgtgcgccacaactgctgagcccgagtgccacaactactgaagcctgagcgcctagagcctgggctctgcaacaagagaagccaccgcaacaagaagcccacacaacgaagaggagcccccgctcaccgcaactagagaaaagcccacgtgcagcaacgaagacccaccacagccaaaaataaataattttttttaaaagtaataaataaataaataagctacaaggatacattgtacagcacagcacaaggaatatagccaagactttataataaccataaatggagtataatctctaAAAAGTTTGAATTaccatgttgtacatctgaaactaatataatattgtaaatcaactatacatcaataaaaaaatgaatgccaAAAAGGAAGAGTTCGTTTATAAAATGGGTAACAttaccagtattttttaaaactattggtCTAATACATAAACttgtgctgcttttaatatcaTTCAACtgtttgtctgatttatttttcattaagataTAATACACATACCACAGAGTTCTTCACTCTTTAAAGTTTCCAATTCAGTTGctcttagtatattcacaaagtgtGCAGCGATCACCACTTTGTAATTCCTGtttgtctgattttcttttttattatttaaaaaaatggaaaatcaaaagtataattttcattcaataaatatcattTGATCCTTAGGCAGTTTTGTTGCAGAAAGTAAAGTTCATGATTTTAGAATGATGGTAGCAATTCATCAACAAAGTAATCAGTTTTCACACAGTTTCAATAACTGCAGCAATTTCCTTGAACTGTCTGTAGAAATtctggagagaaaggggaaaaacaatattaattttgcttttagaGGCTATTTAAGTAGTTCTTTTAATTATATCTAACCAGCAGAGGCTCTAGAACATATTAAGTTTGCATTTTAATGTTACTTCCTCAACTATTATTATTCAAAAGTTACTATAAGAAACAAACAGGTGTAATTTGGTGCAAGCAAAAATACTACTGTAGAGTCGGATAATTAGCTCataaataagctttttaaaagcaTCCAACGAAGTTCTTTGAGATCACAACAGAAAGATTTATTAAATGCCCAGCACTGTTCTCaacaatgaagactttaaaaaaatgacagattGGTTCCCAGGCTCTGAACCACTTTTAATACAGTGAAAGACTGCATTTCAGGGTGATAGGGGCTGTCTTGTCAGTTATACTAAGAGGGACCCAACACTGACAGTAGCTTACATGGTAGAAGCTTATTTCTCTTTCAATTAAAAACTAAGCTGGTATGGTAGTTCTCCTGTAGAAGTCATCAGATAAAACATCAGATAAAAAAGGGATcaaattctgttttcctttcttattctctACTTGCCGAGAAGTAGGAAGCAAATTTGATATACTCTAATGATTCCATCCTTGTATTTTCCCTCTTCTTTGGACTTAATTCTCTATTTTGCTACTTAAAAGagtatctgtattttcttttaactcaTATGTAAGTTTATTATGGAACGAAGGAGGAAATaaccatttcttaaaaaatatatactcatGATCATAATTTCAGCTACTAGAAAGATAAAAGTCAAAAGCTCAAAGAATGCTCCTTGGTGCTCAGTCCTATAATGTGACTAACAGGCTGTTCGCCTGGTTAGCTGTAAGCCACGTAAGAACTACCTCTAAAAGAGTTGCCCCATTTGTGATCTTTTGactctgagaaaaaaattttaagagatggAATCAGGGAGCACAAATGtggcaaagaaaaataagaattaggCCAGTATTATGAATTACAAAAGGACTGAAACCTATATTCCTTTTGGAAGTAGATTTGGTCTTTATGTTCAGTTGCAAGCTACTCACATATCACAATACACTACATTTAGTTCCTTCCAACCAAGTCCTAATTTGCTTCCAAGACACCatttagcattaaaaataatgaatctgTGACCCTTTTTTTGTTCTACAGCAGACACAGCTGTTCTAAAAATAGGAATCAAAAGGAGAGAACATCCTTAAAATGTAATTTGTAAAACAGAACTACAATATAACCCAcaaatctcacttctgggtatatatccaaaggaaataaaatcactaccTCAAAAAGTTATCTGCACTCCCACATTCagtgcagcattactcacaatagcaaggtatggaaacaacccaagtgtctgttgacagatgaatggataaagaaaatgtggtgaaaaaaaaaaaaaaaaagaaaatgtggtgtgtatatatacacaacagtatactattcatcctttaaaaagaaggaaatcctgctatttttgacaacatgggtgaacctggaggacattatgctaagtaaaataagccagacacagaaagacaatactgcatgatctcacttatatgtggaatctaaaaaaattggaATTCATGGTAACAGAGAGTATGCTATAAGAAATAATTCATATCTGTTCACTCACCAAAGggatcaaaacaaacaaaaacaaaactctaagGCCAGTTAAACTAGCCAAAGACAAAGCATTTCCCTGTATGtacattgaaaagaaaatgatttctcatccaccccctttcttcctttcttgcttaCAGATAAGAGgtagaataataatatatataatattggatacgaaaaaaaaaaataatatatataacatgattCTATAAATAAACTATTGAGTTACTCTAATCCCCAGCAGATAAAATTACCCATCAAGTACTAGTGGTCTGATCTACATTTTGTAAACATTATTAGTCAGAAAATTCAGGGTCAATACTGCTCAAAGGTAAGATTTATTTAGCTTAATCACTCTTGAATATTAAGCCTAAGAAGAATAAAACAGTTAAATGCAAAGTAAATATCCTGCTAGAAAAGATGCAAATTTCTTAAACACACTCACAGATGAGTCCTTGAAAGTGATGGAGTGTCAGTATACAAATTCAGCatattatattgaaaatattgaaaataatttatcaaattcCCAAATAAAGTAAATCCAGATCTTTTGCATGTAAAGCACATCAAAACAATTGcaaataaaaacagttaaaattttctcttaaagAAGATTTTATGCATCTTTTTAAGCAGTAATTACAGAACAATGGCTAAACTGAATGAGTTTTATCACAAACCTGAAACTGTGGAATTGTCATTTCGAAGGACTTGTTCTTTACTTGGCCTGAATGATCTGCCACTTTGAGCATCACTGCAACGTAAGGATACTTAAGTGATCTGCAGCTGTCTGAGCTCACAGCCATACCCAGCTTCCACTGAAAATCTATTAGCTGTAATGAAACAGTACACAATACACCAGTTATAATATTGCCCTGAATGAAGATATTTATTCAATTTTACTGCTCTCATATTCAAGTTTTAATTTCAAGGCCagtcacaataaaagaaaatatcttcattttaatattGTTAGGGGGATATAATAATCAAATGAACACAGAGAGAGGCAATAAGAGATATAAACAGGGTTGGAAAACAACACTGTCAtaattacaaaagggaaaaaacaaaagtctCCACCTGATGTGTTATGGAGGTAGATGTGGCAGTactagttttcttttcattttgctccTGTACTTAAGGGAACTCCAAACATTTTGGACCATCTCTTATCTCATTTTCCTGTTCCACATATGCCTTGCCCCATTCCACAACCCAAAAGTCCTAAAATGGAAGGTGAGTTATATACCATCTTCATATTTGATTGAGGCATACATGGGACCATACCAGTTTCTTTCCTCACCACAGTCCTTGACATGAAACCTTACACTATTGGGGAAGGTGGTTTTAGATTTCATCACTGTTGATGATGGATACCTGCCACGTGATGTGCTATGCAGTTTACATGTATTTAATGCCTCACTGAATCATAACATTATAagctattatttccattttgcaggtgaCAAAACTGAATTTCAGAGAGCTTACGTAATATGCACAAAGTCATGCATTTCTGGACTCATAACTGAAACCAAACTCTGTTTGACTCCAATGATTACATGCTTATTGACTCCTGGTTGCCTCAATACTTTCTAGCTAATTCTTTTCAATGATTGTTCAGTGTTGCCATGGCATAAAACAGGACTGGATAAATGCAACCCTTAATACTGAGTTTAAAAACATAAGACAATAAATGGAGGAATTTTGTGTCTTGTTCCCAAAGCTTCGAAAGATATGTAGTACCTAGCAGGCACTCACAAAAAATACCTGTCTATTGACTGATACCTTTTGCTACCAAATGAATGCTTACTGGGCAAATAGCtttacatattaataaaaaaatttttataaaaggtgGGATTAGTGTAAGGACCAAAATTTCCTCCTGTCTTCATACTGGCATTAGACGAACCAGCTACAGCATGAAGGGCAGGCTGGTCCCGACAAAAGGTTAACATCTTTGATAAGTAAAAAGACTGTACAGGTACTTCTTAAAGTTTCCCatacaaaaatagagaaaggatAGTAGGTTAATAAGAAAAGAACTACAAACAGCTAATAAGCATATGGAAAggaaacagggaaatgcaaatttaaaacacaaagagataccactacacacctaccaaaatggcaaaattttaagtCTGATGATTCTAAAACTGGCAAGAAAGGATGTATCACAGTGCTGCTGATGGAAGTCTAAATTGGGTCAATCTTTCGGAAAATTGGCTTTACTTAAACTGCAGTTACGCATATCCAGTGATCCGGTGATTAAATTATTAGGGATATAACCTAGAAAAACAGtatacttggggcttccctggtggcacagtagttaagaatctacctgccaatacaggggacagggattcgagccctggtccgggaggatcccacatgccacagagcaactaagcccgtgcgccattaactactgagcctgtgctctagagcctgcgtgccacaactactgaagcccgtgcacctagagcccgtgctctgaaacaagagaagccactgcattgagaagcccgcgcaccacaatgaagagtagcccctgttgcagcaactagagaaagcctatgtgcaccaacgaagaccgaacacagtcaaaataaataaatttattttaaaaagttaaaaaaaaaaaaagaatccacctgccagtgcaggggacacgggttcgagccttgatcggggaagatcccacatgtcgcggagcaactaagcctgtgcgccacaactactgagcccatgtgccacaactactaaagcccaccggcctagagcctgtgctccgcaacaacaaaagccactgcaatgagaagcccacccaccgcaacgaagagtagtagcccgtgcgcagcaatgaacacccaaagctgccaaaaataaataaataaatattttaaaaaaggaaaaacaggatgCTTATGTGAGAATGTTCCTAGCAGCTATATTCAAAATAGCCCTAACCTATAAACAACCCAGATGTTCATcagtaataaaatggacaaatgaaatgctgtacagcaatgaaaatgaacttcAGCTACACTTAACAccaaaaatcctgaaagaaacaAGTCAAAAAGTTATGAGATTCCATGCACTTAAACTTGAGAAACAGGAAATATAATACTGTTTAGTGATGCatacacagatggcaaaactataaaaagaagcaagaatatgACTATCACAAAAGGATAATTATTACCTCTAGGGAGGAGGGCGGGAGAGATATGATTGGGAAGGGGCATGTGGTGGGCTTCTGGGGTACTGGTAATGTTCGATTTCTTGAGTTTTGATTGTAGTGACACAGATGTTCACCTTTAAATTACCCATTTTTTTGGTAACTATTTGAGGGGATGGAGGTTAACTAGAtgtactgtggtaatcattttgcagtatatgtATGTCAAGTCATTATGCAGAGCTGtatttcaattatatctcaataaaactggaaaaagtaaaattattcatTAAACAGTCCAAATGTTCTGCACGTTTTGGTATAGATGTTATCTTGCACATAtagcagggggagggaaggatatgTTAGTGAGCTCCACATTTCTGGTTGAAAGGAAAAATTTATTTAGGGTAGGTGATCAAAGGAAAGCTTCAGAGGAGACAGAGCTCAGTTTTGAAGAATAACAGAACTgaaattgagaggaaaaaatttgttttatttatatattccataAATACACACCTAGCAAagaataagtgcttaataaatattaagctGAACCAACTAGAGATAAAAGTAGTTCATATCTGGCTGAGGGATAGAGCACACTGTCTCAAAGTGAAAGGCTCTTACAAGGAAGT is a window of Delphinus delphis chromosome 18, mDelDel1.2, whole genome shotgun sequence DNA encoding:
- the COMMD6 gene encoding COMM domain-containing protein 6, with amino-acid sequence MAVSSDSCRSLKYPYVAVMLKVADHSGQVKNKSFEMTIPQFQNFYRQFKEIAAVIETV